A genomic stretch from Primulina huaijiensis isolate GDHJ02 chromosome 14, ASM1229523v2, whole genome shotgun sequence includes:
- the LOC140957364 gene encoding uncharacterized protein — translation MLGFDDSGKLLRLLSGGEERTLEQIMSDFNTNFPRSVHLYACSALEFLLSDPKEKLLSPTQRLIAFAIIHQAYASQLPSSNPFISKLVDAACDEEAEKFERAFVLQLLGASTTTDRNSKELLNHSAADFMKTFDLSSHSFPQREHMQQQYCTKIQPEPLKCSFKDSSVNNVIPDPDVPHGCNGNSSEFDGPGVTSKIGSGNRDEAVAGLLSSISLEGLTPQWIRPFPPRLPITDGELCWLNPDFNHELLWDYGMCADTSRGAAVRDLIAKALKGALVPAQQERVLVELANDPKLVYHCGLTPKKLPELVENNPMIAVEILIKLISSPEISEYFTVLVNMEMSLHSMEVVNRLTTTIELPTEFLHTYISNCISACQGIKDRYMQNRLVRLVCVFLQSLIRNKIINVHDIFIEVQAFCIEFSRIREAAGLFRLLKTLE, via the exons ATGTTAGGGTTTGACGATTCCGGGAAGCTATTGAGACTGCTGAGTGGCGGAGAAGAAAGGACCTTGGAGCAGATCATGTCGGATTTCAACACCAACTTTCCCCGCTCTGTCCACTTATATGCCTGCTCCGCCCTGGAATTTTTATTGTCAGACCCCAAG GAGAAATTGCTTAGTCCAACTCAAAGGTTGATTGCTTTTGCAATTATTCATCAGGCATACGCGTCTCAGCTGCCTTCTTCAAACCCTTTCATCTCTAAGCTTGTGGAT GCAGCTTGTGACGAAGAAGCGGAAAAGTTTGAACGGGcatttgttcttcaattgttagGCGCTTCCACAACCACCGATAGAAATAGCAAAGAG CTTCTCAACCACTCTGCAGCAGATTTCATGAAAACTTTTGACCTTTCATCACAT TCTTTTCCACAACGTGAGCATATGCAGCAACAGTACTGTACCAAAATTCAGCCAGAACCATTGAAATGTTCGTTCAAGGACAGCTCTGTGAACAATGTGATACCTGATCCTGATGTGCCCCATGGATGTAATGGCAATTCATCAGA GTTTGATGGACCTGGAGTTACATCTAAAATTGGATCTGGGAATAGGGATGAAGCTGTTGCTGGGTTACTGTCCTCTATCTCATTGGAGGGTTTAACTCCACAATGGATCAGGCCCTTCCCACCAAGGCTCCCCATAACGGATGGAGAG TTATGTTGGCTGAACCCGGATTTCAACCATGAGCTTTTATGGGACTATGGGATGTGTGCTGATACAAGTAGAGGGGCAGCAGTTAGAGATTTAATTGCAAAAGCTTTAAAGGGTGCGCTTGTTCCTGCTCAACAAGAG AGAGTATTGGTGGAGTTGGCAAATGACCCAAAGCTGGTATATCACTGTGGACTGACCCCCAAAAAGCTTCCA GAACTAGTGGAGAATAATCCTATGATTGCCGTTGAAATTCTCATTAAGTTAATCAGTTCACCTGAAATATCAGA ATACTTTACGGTTCTTGTTAACATGGAGATGAGTCTTCATTCCATGGAAGTAGTGAATAGGCTGACTACTACAATTGAACTTCCCACAGAGTTCTTACACACTTACATTTCAAACTGTATAAGTGCGTGCCAGGGTATAAAG GATAGATATATGCAAAATAGACTTGTGAGATTGGTTTGTGTCTTCCTACAAAGTTTGATTCGAAACAAAATAATCAATG TTCATGACATATTCATTGAAGTGCAAGCATTCTGCATCGAGTTCTCCCGGATAAGAGAAGCAGCAGGATTATTCAGGCTTCTCAAAACTTTGGAGTAG
- the LOC140957596 gene encoding B3 domain-containing protein Os04g0386900-like translates to MADASGKKSTSRLREKSVDVNKARFGSTSESPPGEQDQVSHLLTKHFFDSVLTKSLLQTLMLPAHMVQLLPRATVPVTLTYGDKDWNLSYRGDCSRPAFDSEWRGFAKDNDLKCEDACVFELVENSGKNLKFKVHILRGDLPPELLALVNSSGTTFDSPIVLD, encoded by the exons ATGGCCGATGCTTCAGGGAAAAAATCAACGTCCCGTCTGAGGGAGAAATCTGTTGACGTGAACAAGGCTCGATTTGGTTCAACTTCTGAATCACCTCCAGGAGAACAAGATCAAGTTTCCCATCTTCTGACGAAACACTTTTTTGATTCGGTTTTAACAAAATCGCTACTTCAGACATTG ATGCTACCTGCCCATATGGTTCAATTGCTTCCTCGTGCTACAGTCCCTGTAACTCTCACATATGGTGACAAGGATTGGAACTTATCTTACCGCGGAGACTGCTCCCGCCCTGCATTCGACTCCGAGTGGAGAGGATTTGCCAAAGATAATGATCTCAAGTGTGAAGATGCTTGTGTATTTGAACTGGTGGAGAACAGCGGAAAGAATCTCAAATTCAAGGTGCATATCCTTAGAGGCGATTTGCCACCTGAACTGCTGGCACTGGTAAATTCCAGTGGCACGACCTTCGATTCGCCGATAGTTCTTGATTAG
- the LOC140956644 gene encoding uncharacterized protein — translation MASIYSAIPRFIRPSNALSIERTLGVSFAPPTVNFSTFHSFTVSASAAVTAASTPLSIAEKQEIRSPELVAREYADLNLSDKFCEEVGHVRIRQHVNPLRSTLMIPIELPDWNLVYDDPTLPLMVDIGSGSGRFLIWLAKRNSGLRNYLGLEIRPKLAKRAEHWVNELALRNIHFIFANATISFKQLVATYPGPLVLVSILCPDPHFKKKHHKRRVVQKPLVESIVDGLVPGGQVFIQSDILDVAVDMRNYFDVSSNKIIHIDRIDPNMLCDEEGWLLSNPMGIRTEREIHAEFEGARIYRRMYRKQG, via the exons ATGGCTTCCATTTATTCCGCCATTCCGAGGTTTATCCGGCCAAGCAACGCCCTTTCAATTGAAAGAACATTGGGAGTTTCCTTTGCCCCGCCGACGGTAAATTTCTCCACGTTCCACAGCTTTACTGTTTCTGCTTCTGCGGCAGTGACGGCTGCGTCTACTCCTTTATCAATAGCAGAAAAACAGGAAATCCGAAGCCCAGAACTCGTCGCTCGGGAATACGCGGATCTTAATCTATCTGACAAATTCTGCGAG GAGGTGGGTCATGTGAGAATTCGGCAGCATGTTAATCCTCTTCGTTCCACACTCATG ATTCCCATTGAATTGCCAGATTGGAATTTGGTGTATGATGATCCAACATTGCCATTGATGGTGGATATTGGTAGTG GCAGCGGAAGGTTCCTCATTTGGCTTGCCAAAAGAAATTCAGGATTGAGGAATTACCTGGGATTGGAAATACGGCCAAAA TTGGCTAAGCGTGCTGAACATTGGGTGAATGAGCTGGCTCTAAGGAACAT ACATTTCATTTTTGCTAATGCGACCATCTCCTTCAAACAACTCGTCGCCACATATCCAGGCCCTTTGGTTTTAGTGTCTATCTTG TGCCCAGATCCTCATTTCAAGAAAAAACATCATAAAAGAAGGGTAGTGCAGAAGCCTCTGGTTGAATCTATTGTGGATGGCTTAGTGCCTGGGGGTCAG GTCTTCATTCAATCTGATATACTGGATGTGGCAGTTGACATGAGGAACTATTTTGATGTCAGTTCGAACAAAATCATACATATCGACAGAATTGACCCTAACATGCTGTGTGACGAGGAGGGATGGTTGTTGAGCAATCCAATGGGAATAAGAACTGAGAGAGAGATACATGCAGAATTTGAAGGTGCAAGAATTTATCGAAGAATGTACCGAAAACAGGGATAA
- the LOC140957024 gene encoding chromo domain protein LHP1-like: MAISMEDSNRIAIIPEEGQPKRGNMLPTGSNKADAVDIYQSGRCTGAKKRKSGSVKRFKQDLKSYSMDGAQNAVTTCAAIEPVVVQHSDFLGSYTNCQNKYSDSKTTCSITQILKPISYKASISNNIQEVLVAFEATRSDGSKVTVDNKFLKANNPLLLIDFYEKHLRYSPTR; encoded by the exons ATGGCAATCAGCATGGAAGATTCTAATAGGATCGCTATTATTCCTGAGGAAGGCCAACCAAAAAGGGGAAATATGCTGCCAACTGGATCGAATAAAGCTGATGCTGTGGACATTTACCAATCAGGTCGTTGCACTGGGGCAAAAAAGAGGAAATCTGGTTCAGTCAAGAGGTTCAAGCAAGATCTAAAATCATACTCCATGGATGGTGCACAGAACGCAGTAACAACATGTGCTGCAATAGAACCTGTGGTTGTTCAACATTCAGATTTCCTGGGAAGTTATACAAATTGCCAGAATAAGTATTCTGATTCCAAAACAACGTGCTCCATCACTCAGATTCTCAAACCCATAAGCTACAAAGCTTCCATATCAAACAACATCCAAGAAGTCTTGGTAGCTTTTGAGGCAACGAG GTCCGATGGATCTAAAGTTACTGTGGataacaaatttttgaaagctAACAATCCCCTCTTG